The DNA region AAAGAGTTTTTTGTTGTGCAGCGCCCTATGCATCCAGTAAAAATAAGTGTCGTGCACGAGTAAAGTCAGCACAAGGCTTACCGGGACCCACCATACAGGATAGTCGTCCAAATCGGTATAGATAAAGGTATACGGTCTGAGGCTATCCGATAAAGCGATGATTGCGGTAATGGACAACATTACGCTGGATATTGAAGAGTGAAGAATTTCCCGAAGAAAATCGGCCCTGCCCGCCAGCCTGCTTTGAATTTTATTTCGCAACAGGCTTTTGGGGAAAAGCAGGTAAAAAACTAAAAAAAAGATACCCGCAATGATAAAATAACGGCCTATAGTAATGAGAAACGCCCAGCTAATGGATTCAAATAAATGTTTCATGATTATTTACGTTTTCTGCGGATTAAGATGATCAGGCCGGTTAGGAATAACACACCTGGTAACACCCCGTAACACAAGACCTGCAAAGGCATTATGCTTTCCTTGGTTAATGTGGTTGAATTATCTTTTGAAAGTGGCCGGCTGGCATCTACCGGAAATTCGCCATAGGAGAACCAGCGAAACATACTCATTGCAAATGCGGAGTTCAGGGTCCGCATGTTTGAACGGTTCAATTCCATATTATTGAAAAAGTCTGCATCAGCAGTCACAATGATCCGCTGCTCTTTATTACGCGCCTTTCTGGTGAGCATCAAAGCCGTAGGAAAACTTCCCTGCTGATCGCCTTTAACCGGGTCAAATTCTAATGCAGCAGAGTCCAATACAATTTTGCCTTTTTTGAGCCAGGTTGACTGGGCGTCTGACATTAAAAGCGGGTGGGCATTAAATATCCCATTTGTTGAGTAGCTCAACGCTCCGGCACTGGGCATAGAGACAATCATTTTATAGGAATAATACTGCTGCAAGCCCTTGTCCATCGCAACAGCACCAGGCGCCAGGGCAGGTGTAAGCAGGTCATAAGAGTAGTCTCTGCTCTTTTGAACAATGGTTCCATTCAGCATTTGAACGCCCAATGAATCCAACAGGGGATTGATAACATTTTGTTTACCCGGCTCCCCCGCAATCATCAGGTTGCCGCCTTCTCTTATGTATCTTTGAAGCTTTGCTTTTGCTTTTGCTGTAAATTCTACCCTTGGATCGGCGATAATCAGCGCGGCTATATCTTTTGGAATCTCATTATGCTCCAGAGAAACACTGTCAACATCAAATCCCTGGTTGATCAGGGAATACCTGGAAGCTTTATTATTTGCCAAAATCTTATAGTCCCTGTCGCCCATTTTATCCATGCTACGCTGATAGCCATCTGTTGCAAATACCAATTTGGGCGGAGTTGTTGTCAACCGTTTCAATGCAGCCGCAGTTTCTGTCTCCGAAGGCCAGAACTTCTGATCAGGCGGCGGGAAGGTCCTTAAGAAAGTGCTTTTACCTTTATACCTTAACTGCATGACCAAACGTGCGTCTTCACCACGCAAATCTGCCTGCTGCGCCAGCTCTTTAGCGGTAGAAAAATTACCAAGATCCAGTTCATTGACATTTACCATGAAGTTGACATATTGTTTATAACTCATCTTTTGTTCAATCAAATGTGGCGTAATACCGGGAACACTATCATAATAATACACCCATTTCAGGTTGATATTCGGCTTAAAACGGAAATAAGGTTCCCACCGTGCAATGTTAGGAATGCGCATAGCCGGAGTTGAATTAAAGTAAGAACCATCCAATCCGTTAATATACTCTGTCACCTCAATGGGGCCATCACCAATTTTTTTAAGGATTTCCTGACTTGCCCTGGTAATGGTATTCACTTTGGTTGCCGTTGCATCATAATAACCGATGAGGGGCTGACGAGAACTGAGATAAGCAATAGTTAACCCTATGATTAAGATGCCGACGTAACGTATGGCCTGTTGAAATGCAGTTCTGGACAAGCGTTCCAGTTCGAGTTTGGTAATGGTGAAAGCCAGGAACATCCCTGCAATGACAAGATAATAAATCACATCCCGGGAGTTCAGTAGTCCTGCGATCATACGTTCAGTACGACTGGGCATAGAAAGACTATGGGTAAGATCCCGTATAAAATCAAGGTCTTGTCCAACGGTGCCGATATAATTCATGAATGCCAGCATCACAAATGTACTGATAGCAGCTACCGCCTGATAGGTAGTTAAACTGGACACAAAAATCCCGATAGCTGCATAGGCACTCAACAGCAAATAAATAGCAAGTAAAGCAATTATAATATGCGGAAAGTCGAAGTTAGGAACATGCCATGCGCCAAGCAGCACAAAAAATGCCATGACCATAATAATCACAAAATTGAAGGCCAGCATGGAAATGAACTTTCCGTAAATAACTTGGCTCAGCTTTACCGGAGAAGAATATAACAATTTGATACTGCCACTACTCAATTCCCGGCTTATGATACCCATAGTAATTAAAGGAATATACAGGTAAAGGTGTTCCAGCATTTGTGATAAAATGCCGATTTTTTGAAGATCGGTAAAAATGCTGCTGGTCAAAAAGCTTAAGTCTTGTCCGCCTGTTAGTGCAGGCATAGCGCCCATAAACATTAAACTGAGCTGAACAAAAAGGGTAATGGTTAATAACCAGGCTACCGGGGAATAAAATAGCAGGCTGAGCTCCAGCCTGGCTATTTGTATGATTTTCTTCATATTTTTACGATCAATGGTTAGTTTTTTCCGGCATTAACACCAGTCTTATATAGTTTTTATCCTGAATATAAGTTGCAGCGGCGTCCCTGACTGATTGCACCGTAATCTGATCAAGTGCATCGTTATAGTCTGAAAGAGGGATCAAAGGCTGTTTATTCATCACTTTTCCCGCTAGATAGTCGAGCCAGAACCCATTATTTGTGGATCCGTTTTGCAATTCTACCTTAGCTGTAGCCTTAAATTTCTGCAGGTTCCCTGCGGATGGTCCGGATGTTCTCACTTTATTCAGCTCATCCTGTGCAGAAGCGATCAGCTTATCTACATTTTGTACGGCACAGTCAAAAGATATCATCAGACTAAACCGTTGCTTCAGGTATTTGCTCATGTTCATTTGCACATTAGGTGTATAAGTTCCACCTTCTTCATCGCGCAGTCGTTTCGTCAGGCTGATCTTAAGCGCGTCAGCAATGGCATCCATCTTTATCGTATTCCCGAAATTGTAAACGAAAGGCCCCGAATAGGTAAGGATTACACTGGATTTTTGCACAGCACCCTTATACACCGTCTTAGAAATCCGTCCTGCAGGGGTATTGATTCCCAGATCACGTGCTTTTTCCCGCCTGCCTTTTGAAGGCAATGAGCCCAGGTATTTTTCCAGCAACGGTTTTATTGTTTCCAGGTCTATATTTCCTACAAACGCGAAAGTAAAACCGGAAGCATCTGCAAAGCGTTCCTTAAAAATTTCGTAGGCCCTGTCCAGCTTAATGGCATTGATGCTGTTGATACTTTGTGGTCTTCTGCGCATATGGTAATTACCCAGCACAAAGTTTACGGTATCCGAAAACACCTGACTGGGCGCATTTCCCTTGCTAGCCAGTGTTTCTTTCGATCTGCCGATCAAAATATTAAAGGCCTCTTCATCTTTCCTGGGTGCTGTAAAATAAGCATGCACGACTTCCATAGCAGCTGGTAAATCTTCTATGGGGGTAAGCCCGCTAATGCCCTGATAGGTATCATTTACAAAAGGGCCAACCTGCATCTGTCTGGCCGAAAGAAATGTATTCAGCTGCTGTGCATTGTAATTCCCTACACCTGCTGCTGAAACAATACTGGCGGCATTAATGGCATTTTGATAATCCGCATCCGGGTATAAGGAAGCTCCTCCTTCAGCAAAGCCTTTGAAAATAATCTGGTTATTCTGAAAATCAGTTTTCTTCAGCAGCACATTTACCCCATTACTTAGCGTGATCTTTTGAACACCTACTTTGTCGAAATTTTCCGTAGCAATGATCTTTCCTGGCTGTGGCATTTGTTTTAACAGCGGGGCATCCTGAACATCATCTACAAACGGGCTAAGCGGCTGCACATAAACCTGCTCTAACCAACTCAACACGGTCGCTTCATCGGGCAGAAATGCTTTGTTTTCCTCAGACGATTTAACGATAATGTCACGATCAGTGCCCTTCATATACGATTTCATCAGTTCATTGATTTCTGCCAGCGCAATGTCGGGTAACAGGGCTTTGCTCAACTCCTGTTCTTTGGAAATGCCAAGGGCAATGTTGCCGGTCAGAAAATGATTCAGGTATGATTTAATTAACACCTCCGAAGCAGTTTTATCTTTTTCCTTTAACGCTTCATCCATTTTGTGTCCATAGCTTTTCTTCACTCTTTCCAATTCTGCTGATGTAAAGCCCTGTTCTTCCATGCGACGCAGTTCCAGCCATAGACTCTGGAATGAGGGCTGCGTTTCGGCAGGTTTAGTGGTTAAGCTAACAGACATGGCTGTCAACCCTCCGGCGACGTCATTGAATGTTACAAAAGGTAATTGCCTGAATCTGGCACTGACTAGCTGCATTAATAAATTTTTCATTAGAACAGCCCGGTAATCTGCCGTTGTAGTGATCGTAGCCCGCGAACGTTTCATCAGCACTTCAATAGAAATTCCACCCCAGTCCGGATCTATGAACTGCATATACTGGTTTTTTCCCGTCAGTTCTGCCCGATATGCAGTACGTTCTTTCTCCTTTTCTGGATTTTTAAGGTCCCCAAACTTTATTTTAACAGCCTTTTCCATAGCCGCAACATCAATGTCACCTACTATGATCAAAGCCTGTAAATTTGGCCGGTACCAATCTTTGTAAAAACTACGGATTTCATCCGCAGTTACTTTCATTAATACTTCATCCGTCCCGATAGGTAAGCGCATACCATAGCGGGAACCGTTGGTAATCATTGGGATGCACTGTTCCTCAAAACGCTGTTGCATGCCCTGGCGAAAGCGCTTTTCTTCAAGGATCACATGGCGCTCCCGTTCTACAGCTTCAGCTTCAATATTGGCCTCCTGTGCCCAATCGCGCATAATCTGTAAACCATTGGCAAGCAGTTCAGGATTGTCTGAGGGTAAGGGCAACTGGTAAACTGTTTCGTCCTGTCCAGTATTGGCATTGATGTCTGCACCAAAGCGTACACCCGATTGTTCCAGGTAGTTGGACAGTTCCCTTTTAGGAAAATGTTTGGTCCCATTAAAACTCATGTGCTCCACAAAATGGGCGATCCCTCTTTGCTGATCGGTTTCCAGGATGGAGCCAGCCTTTACTGCCAGGTACATCATGACCCGTTTTTCGGGTGTTTTGTTTTTACGGATGTAATAAGTAAATCCATTGGGCAGTTTTCCTGTCTTTACTTCCGGATCCAACAAAAGGGGCTGGTCATTCAGCTGTGTTTTGCAGGAAAAAAGGCTGCAAAACACGGTAACTAAAAAAAAGCTTAAAAATCTATATCTGATTAACATGTCTATTGTAAATGAGGTTGGGTGGTTACTGGTTCACTAGCTTGGATAATGTCAACAATCTTTTCATTTTCAATGATGATCATACCTTGTCTGTCAGTAGTAATTCCTGAAGTAAGTGTATATGGATATGTCGGCACACCATTTACCATCAAGGTTGGCAGGAAAGAAAACTGCAGGTTGTTGCAGGCTTTACCTAAGGCTTCTCCTACTTCAATGATATGGGTAGAGATCACAAAAAAGCTATTCCGGTTCTCTGCAAAAGCCTTGCTTACCGCCAGTGTGGCATCATAAGCATCTTTTACGTTGGTTCCTTTAAATAGCTCATCAAACAACACATACAGATCCATGGAGTCATTGACTGCCTTGGCAACGGTTTTGGTACGCAGTACTTCGGCGTAAAAATGGCTATAGCCCATATCCAGGTTATCAGACACATTGATGGAAGAGAACAGCCCGTCTTTAACGGAAAATTCCATATGTCTGGCTGCAACAGGAAAACCCATGTGAGCCAGATAAACGGCAATGCCCATCGATTTCATGAAGGTAGATTTACCTGCCATGTTAGCGCCCGTAAGGAACAGCATGTTGCGTTCAGCGGTTAAGCAGAGGTTATTAGTGACTCCATTTTTAAGTGCCGGATGTCTGAAGCCTTCCATATCCAGCACCATCTGATCTGCCGGTAAAGCTTTAGCGTATACAAATCCCTGATCTGCCGCTACCGCAGACACCCCTACAAATACATCCAGTTCATAAATCAGCTTGGTCAGTGTTTCCATCTGACTGATCATGGCATGGCGGATCACATAGTCATTGCGGATCAGCTGCATCAGCGAAAGCTGCCCTTCCGGCGCATTTAAAATTCCCTGAAGCCTGGAATCCTGTAGAATTTTTAGGGCAACATCCAGCTGTTCCCGGTATATGGCTGCGTCTTCCCGCTCATTCAATTCTGAAAAGAAGTTACAAAAGGCCTGTAACACTTCAACAGTAACAGATTGTCCGGCCTGCAGTTGCAATAACTCGGCATTATGAAAAAGTACCTGTTTAAACTTCTTGGTAAAAATCCCCCAGGCTACTCGCGGCAAAGACGCCCCTGCACCACCTGCCAGGTAGTCCTCCATAGATTCAATCTGTGAGCGGATCACGGGAAAAACCACCCTGCCCTGCTGAAAAAATGCAAACAAAGCACTGCGTTTATTGATCTGATCAGGATGATTTAGCGGACGTGCAAACATCCCTTCCAGCACCTGTTCTCCTCCACGGGTTTGTAAGTGGTTAAACAAGCTGTAAACAGACCGTTGCTTAAACTTGCCTTGCAGGTTCAGGTCTTCTACGGTCTGTTTATCTGCCAGAAAATGCTCATGCTGTTGTTTAGTTTGCTTTTTTTCTTTGATCAGCTCAATTACGCCCTCATTGTTGATTATGATCATCCCATGCCGGTCATCAGTAATACCCTCTGTTAGTGTATAGGTATAAACCGGCTTTCCATTTTCCATGCGGGTGGGTAAGTAACGGAAGATCATATTGCTGCACCTTTCCTTTAAAACTGCTCCAGCTTCCATAATGTGGGTAGAGATGACAAACAAGGAATGTGGTTTACGCGCAAAAGCTTCCATGATGGCTATGGTTCCTTCATAGGCGTCTTTTACATTGGTACCGCGAAACAATTCATCAAACACCACAAAAAGGTTTTTCCCAGCCCCCAGTTCATTAGCTACCTTTTTAACCCGCAGCACCTCCGCATAAAAATGACTGGCACCCATAGCCAGGTTATCTGGCAGGTTAATGGTGGTATACATACCGTCGCAGACAGAGAAATCCATCTTTTTAGCCGCTATAGGAAAACCCAGGTGTGCAAGGTACATGGCAATACTCAGAGATTTCATAAAAGTAGATTTCCCACCCATATTCGCTCCTGTAAGGAATAAGACATTGCTGTCAGGAGTCATTTCCAGGCTATTGGCCACAGGCTTATTCAACAAGGGATGATACACATCCTGCAGCTGCAAACGATTGGCATCACGCTGTAATGCGGTAGCAAAAATATAACCACGCTCTGTTGCTACGCGGGCGATAGAAATGTACACGTCAAGGTGATAAATATGCTGCAGGATCTTTTCCATCAGCGCTCGCTGCTGAAAACGAATGATATTGTCATACTCGACAATCTTACCTGAAGAGATCTTTCCTTTGCTATGGTCTGCAAAAATGAGTTCCAGCTCCTTGGTTGCGAGTAAGGCCAAAACTACTTCTACCTGCTTACCATAAGTATGATCTGTAACTCTTGGCTTCAGCTCCAACATAAAGGTTCTTAAGCCCTGCAAAATCTCAATCAGTGTAGTTACACTTTGCCCTGCCGCTTTAAAATCTGCCATGCTAAAGCCCTGGTTAGAAAGCCTGCTGCGCGGATCGGTATTTGACAAATAGCGCTCAGCTTCTTCAAACCGGTTTCCCTGCAAAGGAAAAGCAGTCTTGCTTTCCTGGAAGTAACGCAAAACTGCTACCCGTTCATTGATCGCTTTATGATCTGAAAGCGGGCTCCGGAACATTTCCTCCAATAGGGCCGCCCCACCCTGGGTATAGGTCTTATTAAAAATATGGTAGATTGAATCGCTCCCCGATTTGGAGAAAACATTCAAATCATCGATTGTTTGTTTATCGGTTATAAAGCTCATAATTATTTACGTTTTCTGCGGATGAGGAGGACCATACCCAACAGGATTATCGTGCCTGGGATCACTCCGTAATACAATATTTGCGATGTTTTAACTCCGGCTTTATTTAGCTTAAGTTTGGTATCTTTCGGATTCGGACGTGACAGATCGATTGGAAATTCAGCATTGGAGAACCAGCTAAAAATCGAGATGGCAACAGATCCGTTTATGATCTGCATGTTATTTCTCCCTAACTCTTTATTGCTAAAAAAGTCAGCATCGCCAGACACCAGGATACGTTGCTCCTTATTGCTTATTTTTCGGGAAAGCGTTAATGCGCCGGGGAAAGCGCCCTGTTCATCACCGTTCTTCGCCTCGAATACCAATGCTGCCGAATCCAACACAAACACACCCTTTTTTATCCAGCTGGTTTTTGCATTGGTCATCAAAATCGGCCTGGTATTAAAACCAACATTACGATCATAACTCAATGCCGCTACACTGGGCATTGATACTAAGGACTTTTCCAGGTAAGGCTTTTTCAATGCTACGCTCATTGATACCGCAGCCTTCGTTAAAGTTGGTGTAACCAATCCGTAAGAATAGTCTCTGCTGCGCTGGACAATTGTTCCGTTTAGCAGTTTTACACCAATAGCTTCCAGCAAAGGATTAACTATGTTTTGTTTCCCCGGTTCGGCGGCAATCATCAGATTTCCACCTGAGGCAACATATTTTTGTAATTTAGTTAAGGCCACCGGACTATAGGCCACCCTCAGATCACCAATAACCAATGCGGCAATGCCGGCCGGAATTTCGTCATGTTCCAAAGCCATACTGTCGATGTCAAACCCCTGATTGATCAATGAGCTGCGTGCCCCTTTTACATTCATCAGCATTTTGTAATCGCGGTCGCCCACCTTATCCACACTGCGCTGATAACCGTCGGTTGCGAAAACGATTTTTGGAGGGGTTACAATCAGGCGTTTTAACGCTGCCGCTATTTCTGCTTCCCCAGGCCAAAATTGCGCATCATCAAATGTTCTTAAAAAAGTAGTTTTGCCTTTATATTTCAATTGCATCACTAAGCGCCCGTTTTCCCCCTGCAGATCAACCTGTTTACGAATGGCTTCAGGTCCAATAAAATCATTAGTATCCAAATCTGCGGCTTTTGCCCTTTCCCTGAACAAAGTTTTCAAACTTTTACCAGGATTTGCCGCATAGAACTGCTGATACGGAATACTGTCATAATAGTAAACCCATTTCAGGTTGATATTTGGTTTAAACCGTAAATATGGTTCCCAGCGCTCCATAGCACCGATTCGCTTATCCGGGGCACCATAAGAATAACTGGCATCCAATCCATTGATGTACTCTGTCATTTCAACAGGCTCCGCTCCCATCCGCTTCAGGATGTTTTGGGTTGACTTGACAATGGTATTTACTTTTGTATCCGTCGCATCGTAATAAGCTATTGCCGGTTGTCTTGAGCTGATATAGGCAATGGACACCCCAACAACTACAATGAGGGCATAACGGCAAAACTGGTGCAGAAATGACTTGGCTACCCTGGCCATTTCAAGTCTGGTAATGGTAAAAGCTAAAAAGATACCGGAAATGACGATGTAGTAGATGACATCCCGGCTGTTCAGTAAACCTGCTATCATTCGGTTTGCGCGTCTCGGCATCGCCAAGCTATAGGTCAGGTCCCGTACAAAATCAATTCCCTGCCCAAAACCACCTACATAATTTAGAAAAGCAAGCACCATAAAAGTACTGATGGCTGCCACTACCTGGTAATTGGTAAGGCTGGACATAAAGACTCCTATGGCAGCATAAGCATTCAACAGCAAATAACAGGCTAGCATACCAACCAGAGGATGCGGATAATCAAAATTCTCGATAAACAGTGCCCCAAAAACAAAGAAAAGCCCTGATATTCCTGCGATAACAAGGTTATAGACCAATATGGAAATGTACTTCCCATAAACAATATGGCTTAGTTTCACTGGCGACGAATACAGCAATTTAATGCTTCCGCTACTGGTTTCTCTGCTAATGATCCCCATTGTGATCAGCGGCGTATATAGGTAGAGGCTTTTAAGGATCTCAAAGTAAATTCCAAAAGTCGTTCCTACGTTTGTTGTAAAGAGCCTGTCTGTTAAGAAAGGGAAATCCATACCGAATTGCTGCAGGTGTTGGATCTGCCTCACCGCTGGCATAAAAGCAAGGGCCATTTGTACAAAGAATACCATGATGAGCAACCAGGCTACCGGAGAATAAAATAGCAGGCTGAGTTCGAGCCTGGCTATCTGTATTATTTTTTTCATTTTATCGTAAAGTCTTTAATTCGAGATTCTGGATAACTGGGCAAAAGTTTCATCTAAAGAGTTCTTTTCCATATTCAGTTCCCTTAACCGCCATCCCCGTTTTGCACTTTCGAGAACAACGGCTTCCGAAATGCT from Pedobacter africanus includes:
- a CDS encoding Gldg family protein: MKKIIQIARLELSLLFYSPVAWLLTITLFVQLSLMFMGAMPALTGGQDLSFLTSSIFTDLQKIGILSQMLEHLYLYIPLITMGIISRELSSGSIKLLYSSPVKLSQVIYGKFISMLAFNFVIIMVMAFFVLLGAWHVPNFDFPHIIIALLAIYLLLSAYAAIGIFVSSLTTYQAVAAISTFVMLAFMNYIGTVGQDLDFIRDLTHSLSMPSRTERMIAGLLNSRDVIYYLVIAGMFLAFTITKLELERLSRTAFQQAIRYVGILIIGLTIAYLSSRQPLIGYYDATATKVNTITRASQEILKKIGDGPIEVTEYINGLDGSYFNSTPAMRIPNIARWEPYFRFKPNINLKWVYYYDSVPGITPHLIEQKMSYKQYVNFMVNVNELDLGNFSTAKELAQQADLRGEDARLVMQLRYKGKSTFLRTFPPPDQKFWPSETETAAALKRLTTTPPKLVFATDGYQRSMDKMGDRDYKILANNKASRYSLINQGFDVDSVSLEHNEIPKDIAALIIADPRVEFTAKAKAKLQRYIREGGNLMIAGEPGKQNVINPLLDSLGVQMLNGTIVQKSRDYSYDLLTPALAPGAVAMDKGLQQYYSYKMIVSMPSAGALSYSTNGIFNAHPLLMSDAQSTWLKKGKIVLDSAALEFDPVKGDQQGSFPTALMLTRKARNKEQRIIVTADADFFNNMELNRSNMRTLNSAFAMSMFRWFSYGEFPVDASRPLSKDNSTTLTKESIMPLQVLCYGVLPGVLFLTGLIILIRRKRK
- a CDS encoding M16 family metallopeptidase, whose product is MLIRYRFLSFFLVTVFCSLFSCKTQLNDQPLLLDPEVKTGKLPNGFTYYIRKNKTPEKRVMMYLAVKAGSILETDQQRGIAHFVEHMSFNGTKHFPKRELSNYLEQSGVRFGADINANTGQDETVYQLPLPSDNPELLANGLQIMRDWAQEANIEAEAVERERHVILEEKRFRQGMQQRFEEQCIPMITNGSRYGMRLPIGTDEVLMKVTADEIRSFYKDWYRPNLQALIIVGDIDVAAMEKAVKIKFGDLKNPEKEKERTAYRAELTGKNQYMQFIDPDWGGISIEVLMKRSRATITTTADYRAVLMKNLLMQLVSARFRQLPFVTFNDVAGGLTAMSVSLTTKPAETQPSFQSLWLELRRMEEQGFTSAELERVKKSYGHKMDEALKEKDKTASEVLIKSYLNHFLTGNIALGISKEQELSKALLPDIALAEINELMKSYMKGTDRDIIVKSSEENKAFLPDEATVLSWLEQVYVQPLSPFVDDVQDAPLLKQMPQPGKIIATENFDKVGVQKITLSNGVNVLLKKTDFQNNQIIFKGFAEGGASLYPDADYQNAINAASIVSAAGVGNYNAQQLNTFLSARQMQVGPFVNDTYQGISGLTPIEDLPAAMEVVHAYFTAPRKDEEAFNILIGRSKETLASKGNAPSQVFSDTVNFVLGNYHMRRRPQSINSINAIKLDRAYEIFKERFADASGFTFAFVGNIDLETIKPLLEKYLGSLPSKGRREKARDLGINTPAGRISKTVYKGAVQKSSVILTYSGPFVYNFGNTIKMDAIADALKISLTKRLRDEEGGTYTPNVQMNMSKYLKQRFSLMISFDCAVQNVDKLIASAQDELNKVRTSGPSAGNLQKFKATAKVELQNGSTNNGFWLDYLAGKVMNKQPLIPLSDYNDALDQITVQSVRDAAATYIQDKNYIRLVLMPEKTNH
- a CDS encoding MutS-related protein, which produces MSFITDKQTIDDLNVFSKSGSDSIYHIFNKTYTQGGAALLEEMFRSPLSDHKAINERVAVLRYFQESKTAFPLQGNRFEEAERYLSNTDPRSRLSNQGFSMADFKAAGQSVTTLIEILQGLRTFMLELKPRVTDHTYGKQVEVVLALLATKELELIFADHSKGKISSGKIVEYDNIIRFQQRALMEKILQHIYHLDVYISIARVATERGYIFATALQRDANRLQLQDVYHPLLNKPVANSLEMTPDSNVLFLTGANMGGKSTFMKSLSIAMYLAHLGFPIAAKKMDFSVCDGMYTTINLPDNLAMGASHFYAEVLRVKKVANELGAGKNLFVVFDELFRGTNVKDAYEGTIAIMEAFARKPHSLFVISTHIMEAGAVLKERCSNMIFRYLPTRMENGKPVYTYTLTEGITDDRHGMIIINNEGVIELIKEKKQTKQQHEHFLADKQTVEDLNLQGKFKQRSVYSLFNHLQTRGGEQVLEGMFARPLNHPDQINKRSALFAFFQQGRVVFPVIRSQIESMEDYLAGGAGASLPRVAWGIFTKKFKQVLFHNAELLQLQAGQSVTVEVLQAFCNFFSELNEREDAAIYREQLDVALKILQDSRLQGILNAPEGQLSLMQLIRNDYVIRHAMISQMETLTKLIYELDVFVGVSAVAADQGFVYAKALPADQMVLDMEGFRHPALKNGVTNNLCLTAERNMLFLTGANMAGKSTFMKSMGIAVYLAHMGFPVAARHMEFSVKDGLFSSINVSDNLDMGYSHFYAEVLRTKTVAKAVNDSMDLYVLFDELFKGTNVKDAYDATLAVSKAFAENRNSFFVISTHIIEVGEALGKACNNLQFSFLPTLMVNGVPTYPYTLTSGITTDRQGMIIIENEKIVDIIQASEPVTTQPHLQ
- a CDS encoding Gldg family protein: MKKIIQIARLELSLLFYSPVAWLLIMVFFVQMALAFMPAVRQIQHLQQFGMDFPFLTDRLFTTNVGTTFGIYFEILKSLYLYTPLITMGIISRETSSGSIKLLYSSPVKLSHIVYGKYISILVYNLVIAGISGLFFVFGALFIENFDYPHPLVGMLACYLLLNAYAAIGVFMSSLTNYQVVAAISTFMVLAFLNYVGGFGQGIDFVRDLTYSLAMPRRANRMIAGLLNSRDVIYYIVISGIFLAFTITRLEMARVAKSFLHQFCRYALIVVVGVSIAYISSRQPAIAYYDATDTKVNTIVKSTQNILKRMGAEPVEMTEYINGLDASYSYGAPDKRIGAMERWEPYLRFKPNINLKWVYYYDSIPYQQFYAANPGKSLKTLFRERAKAADLDTNDFIGPEAIRKQVDLQGENGRLVMQLKYKGKTTFLRTFDDAQFWPGEAEIAAALKRLIVTPPKIVFATDGYQRSVDKVGDRDYKMLMNVKGARSSLINQGFDIDSMALEHDEIPAGIAALVIGDLRVAYSPVALTKLQKYVASGGNLMIAAEPGKQNIVNPLLEAIGVKLLNGTIVQRSRDYSYGLVTPTLTKAAVSMSVALKKPYLEKSLVSMPSVAALSYDRNVGFNTRPILMTNAKTSWIKKGVFVLDSAALVFEAKNGDEQGAFPGALTLSRKISNKEQRILVSGDADFFSNKELGRNNMQIINGSVAISIFSWFSNAEFPIDLSRPNPKDTKLKLNKAGVKTSQILYYGVIPGTIILLGMVLLIRRKRK